Proteins from one Leptonema illini DSM 21528 genomic window:
- a CDS encoding ArsR/SmtB family transcription factor — translation MFAFLEGLKSMGVPKTEEFNRQQNELAAMARALASPSRVAILEFIYDRDNCTCSEIVDRLPLAQATISRHLKELKENGLIEGRASGTSVLYSINRKKWDLCRARFERFFRR, via the coding sequence GTGTTCGCTTTTCTGGAAGGCTTGAAGTCGATGGGCGTTCCGAAAACCGAGGAATTCAACCGACAGCAGAATGAACTGGCTGCGATGGCCCGCGCGCTGGCCAGCCCGTCTCGTGTGGCGATTCTTGAATTCATTTACGATCGAGATAACTGCACGTGCAGCGAGATCGTCGATCGTCTGCCGCTTGCCCAGGCGACCATCTCCAGACATCTGAAAGAGCTGAAAGAGAACGGCCTCATAGAGGGCAGGGCCTCAGGCACCTCGGTGCTCTACAGCATCAATCGCAAAAAGTGGGATCTGTGCCGGGCTCGCTTCGAACGCTTCTTTCGCCGTTGA
- a CDS encoding Acg family FMN-binding oxidoreductase, translating to MGLKENQSHMILSRRELLAAGMAISVASLVESCGSVRDEELVESDPMLFALKIGPTAPNPHNTQAWKVRLISSTEAELYVDEKRLLPETDPPNRQIHIGQGTFIEHFVLGAAAAGFTASVKLFPLGPYGAAEIGRKPVARLTLTKDAIKTSELYGAIALRITNRSEYSGPDITVAEFERLKSLVGPVAGRLDTRTGNGGTLTDLFVKAFAVETNTLTTNEESRLWFRFNDSEIEKYRDGISLRGNGVSGLKYQIASRFVIENDKAYWNAPETKQYSIDAFRGQATSAKGIVMIVTPKNGPVDWVQAGRTYARLQLAATAMGLSSHPMSQILQEYEEMRSLREEFEREVGVTGSEKVQMIARLGRSDYFFRAPRRDLASFLV from the coding sequence ATGGGTTTAAAAGAGAATCAATCTCACATGATTCTGAGTCGGCGAGAGCTACTTGCTGCGGGCATGGCAATATCCGTAGCTTCGCTTGTCGAATCGTGTGGATCGGTACGCGATGAAGAGTTAGTCGAATCCGATCCGATGCTTTTCGCACTGAAGATCGGGCCGACGGCGCCGAATCCTCATAACACACAGGCATGGAAGGTCAGGTTGATATCGTCGACGGAGGCCGAGCTCTATGTCGATGAAAAGCGCCTGCTTCCTGAAACCGATCCTCCGAACCGGCAGATCCATATCGGGCAGGGCACGTTTATCGAACACTTCGTCCTCGGTGCCGCAGCGGCCGGCTTTACAGCCAGTGTTAAGCTGTTCCCGCTCGGGCCGTACGGCGCCGCCGAAATCGGCCGAAAGCCCGTTGCCAGGCTAACGCTTACAAAAGATGCTATAAAAACGAGTGAGCTCTATGGCGCCATCGCTCTTCGGATAACGAATCGAAGCGAATACTCGGGGCCTGATATTACTGTCGCTGAATTCGAGCGGCTGAAATCTCTCGTCGGTCCTGTGGCCGGTCGTCTTGATACGAGAACGGGCAACGGCGGAACGCTGACCGATCTCTTTGTAAAGGCCTTCGCCGTCGAAACGAACACGCTTACCACAAACGAAGAATCGCGGCTTTGGTTTCGCTTCAATGATTCCGAGATTGAGAAATATCGAGACGGCATCTCGCTTCGCGGCAACGGCGTCTCGGGATTAAAATATCAGATCGCCTCCCGTTTCGTTATTGAAAACGATAAGGCCTACTGGAACGCCCCGGAGACGAAGCAGTATTCGATTGATGCTTTTCGCGGCCAGGCAACCAGCGCGAAAGGCATCGTCATGATCGTGACGCCGAAGAACGGCCCTGTCGACTGGGTGCAGGCCGGTCGTACCTATGCGCGCCTGCAACTGGCGGCGACGGCGATGGGCCTGTCCTCGCATCCGATGAGTCAGATCTTACAGGAGTACGAAGAGATGCGCTCACTGCGCGAAGAATTCGAACGCGAGGTCGGGGTCACAGGCTCCGAGAAGGTGCAGATGATCGCACGCCTTGGCCGGAGCGATTATTTCTTTCGTGCGCCGAGACGTGATCTTGCGTCGTTTCTTGTTTAG
- a CDS encoding HD domain-containing phosphohydrolase: protein MRELHRRLLSATQIPSLFVVLSIFSLIAPGSRHSLYAEKTTVRIGILAHRGLPRIYEDFTPTLEQLNRSIPGYRFEAVPFLLSETDKTLSRTDLDFLIANPAIYVLAESRYGASRIATMEIPSGRGRRSSFSTVIFKRKDLAGIDTISDLKGRSIAAPDATSFGGWIAALRELKRAGVQTDDLSRIIFVGTHEAVIHAVLTGTADAGVVRTGIIESLQSETFSPDDLTVINEQLTPGMKERHSSTLYPEWAFAAMPGTPTDLARSVTLSLLQLNTAGIGWVAPADYREVHACLRELALEPYEPEPISLRQFLHDYDLYLIGIALAVLLVLSLWTYRSYRLNRSLKDMRVELTSRTDYIDQMYRHERYLRQALQTVADINQLLVTETDLPVLLQKCCDRLAEHSHYTMAWIGFVDGQECRIAYHSEDHLRYLEVKPQISLDPKDPLSRGPAGRALLDNHPYIINDITTAADFMPWKDRALQAGIQAVACYPLRPRSDLPPIGLLTIYSRRERGFDSEEAGMLEELAGDIGFAINAFRIREDLQRIEMEKFLEQEEVIETFARLIEQRDSYTAGHQSRVARYSELIALELGLSSEQIQLLTRAARLHDVGKVSTPDSILLKPGPLDPYEHRLIRMHVDIGVTMLSGTPLYRNLAEIIRYHHEHFDGSGYPKGARGRQIPLLARILTIADAFDAMTTSRIYRPRKTVNDALDEIERLAGSRYDPEIVPAVRPALADVTVDESIHQEPATMLEQERFAFFFRDQLTRLYNEKYLAYLEKKGETPALSKQIDLQLHGFHSYNRRLSWHEGDVLLQRVAGRLRELYPDCLCFRIQGDDFLLFLNDVRPVPEETQFDEELAGTGVTIDISPRTP, encoded by the coding sequence ATGCGAGAGTTGCATCGTCGTCTGTTATCAGCAACTCAAATCCCTTCACTTTTCGTTGTTCTGTCAATCTTTTCCCTTATCGCACCGGGCTCGCGCCACTCCCTGTACGCAGAAAAGACGACAGTGCGTATCGGCATACTGGCTCATCGAGGCCTTCCCCGTATTTATGAGGACTTTACTCCCACTCTCGAACAACTGAATCGCTCGATTCCGGGCTACCGATTTGAGGCCGTTCCTTTTCTTCTCAGCGAAACAGACAAAACGCTGAGCCGCACCGATCTCGATTTCTTGATCGCGAATCCGGCGATCTATGTTCTCGCAGAATCCAGATATGGCGCCTCACGTATCGCTACCATGGAGATTCCATCAGGCAGAGGTCGGCGCAGCTCGTTCAGCACCGTCATCTTCAAACGGAAGGATCTTGCCGGCATAGATACAATCAGCGATCTCAAAGGCCGCTCGATTGCCGCCCCGGACGCTACATCCTTTGGAGGATGGATCGCCGCTCTGCGCGAACTGAAGCGAGCCGGCGTTCAAACCGATGATCTTTCCCGGATCATCTTCGTCGGAACGCATGAAGCGGTCATCCATGCGGTGCTCACAGGCACGGCCGATGCGGGCGTCGTGCGTACCGGTATCATCGAATCGCTGCAATCCGAGACGTTCTCGCCCGACGATCTCACGGTCATTAACGAACAGCTAACGCCCGGCATGAAAGAGCGGCACAGCTCGACTCTGTATCCGGAGTGGGCCTTTGCCGCTATGCCGGGTACGCCGACCGACCTCGCCCGATCGGTAACGCTTTCCCTGCTTCAGTTAAACACTGCCGGAATCGGATGGGTCGCTCCGGCCGACTACAGAGAGGTGCACGCCTGCCTTCGCGAGCTGGCCTTAGAACCCTACGAGCCCGAACCGATTTCACTCAGGCAGTTCTTGCATGATTATGATTTATATCTGATCGGCATAGCACTTGCCGTTTTGCTCGTTCTTTCCCTGTGGACGTACAGATCCTATCGTCTGAACAGAAGCCTGAAAGATATGCGCGTCGAACTGACGAGCAGGACCGATTACATCGATCAGATGTACAGGCATGAACGGTATCTCAGGCAAGCGCTTCAAACCGTCGCCGACATCAACCAGCTGCTCGTCACCGAGACCGACCTGCCCGTTCTTTTACAGAAGTGCTGCGATCGACTCGCCGAGCATTCGCATTACACCATGGCCTGGATCGGTTTTGTGGACGGCCAGGAATGCAGAATCGCTTATCACTCCGAGGATCACCTGCGCTACCTTGAGGTGAAGCCTCAAATCTCGCTCGACCCGAAAGACCCCCTTTCACGCGGGCCGGCGGGAAGAGCCCTTTTAGACAACCATCCTTACATCATAAACGATATCACCACAGCGGCAGACTTCATGCCCTGGAAAGATCGGGCCCTTCAGGCCGGCATCCAGGCCGTGGCCTGTTATCCTCTGCGGCCCCGATCCGACCTGCCGCCGATCGGTCTGTTAACGATTTACTCCCGACGCGAGCGCGGCTTCGATAGCGAAGAGGCAGGCATGCTTGAAGAGCTTGCCGGAGATATCGGCTTCGCCATCAACGCCTTTCGCATTCGAGAAGACCTGCAGCGCATCGAGATGGAGAAGTTCCTCGAACAGGAAGAGGTCATCGAGACCTTCGCCCGCCTCATCGAACAGCGCGATTCCTATACGGCCGGACATCAATCTCGCGTCGCCCGCTACAGTGAACTCATCGCTCTCGAACTCGGCCTCAGCTCTGAGCAGATTCAGCTGTTAACGCGAGCCGCCAGGCTGCACGACGTCGGTAAGGTCTCGACGCCCGACTCCATTCTATTGAAACCGGGCCCGCTTGATCCCTACGAACACCGACTCATTCGCATGCATGTCGACATCGGCGTCACGATGCTTTCGGGCACGCCGCTCTATCGCAATCTGGCCGAGATCATCCGCTATCACCACGAGCATTTCGACGGTAGTGGTTACCCGAAAGGAGCGAGAGGCAGGCAGATTCCATTGCTGGCCCGGATTCTTACAATCGCCGACGCCTTTGATGCGATGACGACCAGCCGCATCTATCGCCCGAGAAAAACCGTGAACGACGCCCTCGACGAAATCGAGCGACTTGCCGGCAGCCGGTATGATCCCGAGATCGTGCCCGCCGTCCGACCGGCCCTTGCCGACGTCACGGTCGACGAATCCATTCACCAGGAACCGGCGACGATGCTCGAACAGGAGCGCTTCGCCTTTTTCTTTCGCGACCAGTTGACGCGTCTTTATAACGAAAAATACCTCGCCTATCTTGAGAAAAAAGGCGAGACCCCGGCTCTGTCGAAGCAAATCGATCTGCAGCTGCACGGATTTCACTCTTATAACCGACGCCTTTCCTGGCATGAAGGCGACGTCCTCTTACAGAGGGTGGCAGGGCGGCTACGAGAACTGTACCCTGACTGCCTGTGTTTTCGCATTCAGGGCGATGACTTTTTGCTCTTTTTGAACGACGTACGTCCCGTCCCCGAAGAAACGCAGTTCGACGAAGAACTGGCCGGGACGGGAGTCACGATCGACATCTCGCCCCGCACTCCCTGA
- a CDS encoding PilZ domain-containing protein, which produces MANDAVTNGFSNYDFRLLKETPRSWQLMKDREAILKLIEEKLNRRPLYLKGTHPAAEFTPGERRGDGLEFYCNPSVKLNTQNTLFITLNRQLEIDFSLSEQVSPGHVVLVPLQARVGSVQRAFPRFALNDGEVVASNFRISTNKIAPNNTKLQITTQVIFPEFEKLHQAEFGGLRVALAGDPRLPAEIATQHPEKGIEVTIQGRPHFLQPVHMYEDQKSILLALIFFPMPSSGMNPAVQSRAEELADELLQKVIDANASLVKEKQKVINISEGGVALQIDSEVLQKNLPLRDWLTFDLLFKMHAPIRFYGNIRHIGKKDGEWLVGIDLSGQGHSDYRKSTKEVYRSLIQKLLRS; this is translated from the coding sequence ATGGCAAACGACGCAGTAACAAACGGATTCAGCAACTACGATTTCAGGCTGTTGAAAGAGACTCCGCGCAGCTGGCAGCTTATGAAGGATCGCGAAGCCATCCTCAAGCTGATCGAAGAAAAACTGAACCGTCGTCCGCTCTATCTGAAAGGTACGCACCCGGCTGCGGAGTTTACGCCAGGCGAGCGGCGCGGCGATGGTCTTGAATTCTACTGCAATCCTTCCGTTAAGCTGAATACACAGAACACGCTCTTTATTACGTTGAACCGACAGCTTGAGATCGACTTCTCGCTGTCCGAGCAGGTCAGCCCGGGTCATGTCGTCCTTGTTCCTCTGCAGGCTCGCGTCGGTTCCGTTCAGAGGGCCTTCCCCCGATTTGCGTTGAACGACGGCGAGGTCGTCGCCTCGAACTTTCGCATCTCTACGAACAAGATCGCTCCCAATAACACGAAGCTACAGATCACGACGCAGGTGATCTTTCCCGAGTTTGAAAAGCTGCATCAGGCCGAGTTCGGTGGACTGCGCGTCGCCCTTGCCGGTGATCCGCGACTGCCTGCTGAGATCGCCACACAACATCCCGAAAAAGGCATCGAGGTTACCATACAGGGACGGCCTCACTTTCTTCAGCCCGTACACATGTACGAAGATCAGAAGAGCATCCTGCTGGCTCTGATCTTCTTTCCGATGCCGTCCTCGGGCATGAACCCCGCCGTGCAATCCCGCGCCGAAGAGCTGGCCGACGAGCTCTTGCAGAAGGTGATTGATGCAAATGCCTCTCTTGTGAAAGAGAAGCAGAAGGTCATAAACATTTCAGAGGGAGGTGTGGCGCTTCAGATAGACAGTGAAGTTCTACAGAAAAACCTGCCTCTCAGAGACTGGTTGACCTTCGACCTGCTTTTCAAGATGCACGCTCCGATCCGCTTCTACGGCAACATCCGCCATATCGGTAAGAAGGACGGAGAATGGCTTGTTGGAATCGACCTTTCAGGTCAGGGACATTCCGACTATCGCAAAAGCACGAAAGAAGTGTACCGCTCGCTGATTCAGAAACTGCTGCGGAGCTGA
- a CDS encoding DUF4212 domain-containing protein, with the protein MSGKNLRDYWMKNLTYVGILLAVWFLVSYGAGILFADSLNSIRLFGFQLGFWFAQQGSMIIFVFLIVIYVWLMDRLDEEFDVHED; encoded by the coding sequence ATGAGCGGTAAAAACCTTCGGGACTACTGGATGAAGAACCTCACCTACGTGGGTATCCTTCTTGCCGTATGGTTCCTGGTATCGTACGGGGCAGGGATTCTGTTTGCTGACTCCCTGAACAGTATTAGGCTCTTCGGATTCCAGCTGGGCTTCTGGTTTGCACAGCAGGGTTCGATGATCATCTTCGTCTTTCTCATCGTCATCTACGTATGGCTGATGGATAGACTCGACGAAGAATTCGACGTCCACGAGGACTGA
- a CDS encoding DMT family transporter, whose product MSRWRDTLLLLLTVLFWGTTFHAARYAMQSFTPVALAAARFLIGALFLLIVTGRLTDLTLLRNRDFLGRIVLLGAVGVGIYNLLFYEGIARVNPARAALIAAANPGITALLLRVWKKEALPVASLAGIVLAFAGVAFVVFEPGSGWSIGVGELCIMGAATAWSIYSIAGRDVMRTYEQRAVTLYSVVAGSLMLPLFVGSVDDTHFAIGPFIAVLYMAIFATGLAYVWWARAVQSLGPAPAAVFMNLVPVTALVIEVLLGGSIETRQLFGGALVIAGVWLTNRR is encoded by the coding sequence GTGAGCCGCTGGCGAGACACTCTACTGTTACTGCTGACGGTCCTGTTCTGGGGCACGACCTTTCACGCCGCGCGCTACGCGATGCAGAGCTTCACTCCAGTGGCGCTCGCCGCCGCTCGATTCTTGATCGGAGCGCTCTTTTTACTGATAGTTACAGGGCGCCTCACGGATCTGACTTTGCTTCGCAACCGGGACTTTCTGGGGCGTATCGTGTTGCTGGGCGCCGTCGGAGTCGGCATCTATAATCTGCTTTTTTATGAGGGAATCGCCCGTGTGAATCCGGCCAGGGCCGCTCTCATTGCAGCGGCCAATCCAGGCATCACGGCGCTTTTGCTTCGCGTCTGGAAGAAGGAGGCGTTACCCGTAGCCTCGCTTGCCGGTATCGTCCTGGCCTTTGCTGGCGTGGCCTTTGTCGTCTTTGAACCCGGATCAGGCTGGTCGATCGGAGTGGGAGAGCTCTGCATCATGGGAGCGGCAACGGCCTGGTCGATCTATAGCATCGCCGGGCGCGATGTGATGCGCACCTACGAACAGCGTGCCGTGACGCTTTACTCCGTCGTCGCCGGGTCGCTGATGCTTCCGCTTTTTGTCGGGAGCGTGGACGATACGCATTTTGCTATCGGCCCATTTATTGCCGTGCTCTATATGGCCATCTTTGCCACAGGCCTTGCCTACGTCTGGTGGGCGAGGGCGGTGCAATCGCTCGGGCCGGCTCCCGCTGCCGTCTTCATGAATCTTGTGCCGGTGACGGCTCTTGTCATCGAGGTCTTGCTCGGCGGCAGCATTGAGACGCGACAGCTTTTCGGGGGCGCCCTTGTGATAGCGGGCGTCTGGCTGACGAATCGCCGATGA
- the hisS gene encoding histidine--tRNA ligase: MAAKFRPYPGTRDFYPAEMEFRNWMFQTQREVCERYGYGEYQAPVLESTDLYRAKSSEEIVNEQLYTFTDRGDREVSIRPEMTPTLARMAVDRPASCLLPLRWFSIANFMRYERPGRGRLREFYQLNVDLLGAKGPGADAEILMIAVDLMRAYGASDDMFVVRISDRRLLDLWIGIDDREKLRRIGRLIDKKEKITEEAFAEELAKECEDPELESRVRSFLAMDNASLDRDPDEIVAHLKLEGQKADDLLAVLNHLIAVRLLLRKSGHEAAVLFDPAIVRGFDYYTGLVFEIYDTNPENRRAIFGGGRYDRLLGQFGKEDIPAVGFGMGDVTLEHFLEGHGLESSRTVSHRAFLTLMNNDLLGETLKLASELRSEGVHIEASLEATKKFGKQFELAEKKGFRYVLILGEDEAKAGTVIIKDLQTGSQHAETRHTVADYLKKR, translated from the coding sequence ATGGCTGCAAAATTTCGCCCCTATCCAGGCACACGGGATTTTTATCCCGCCGAGATGGAATTCCGCAACTGGATGTTCCAGACTCAACGGGAAGTATGCGAACGCTACGGATACGGCGAATATCAGGCGCCCGTGCTTGAATCGACAGATCTCTATCGCGCAAAGTCATCTGAAGAGATCGTAAACGAACAGCTTTATACCTTTACCGACCGCGGCGATCGCGAGGTTTCGATTCGCCCCGAGATGACGCCGACGCTTGCGCGTATGGCCGTCGATCGCCCCGCCTCCTGCCTTCTTCCTCTGCGCTGGTTCTCTATCGCGAATTTCATGCGTTACGAACGCCCCGGCCGCGGACGCCTTCGCGAGTTCTATCAGCTGAACGTCGACCTGCTCGGAGCAAAGGGCCCCGGCGCCGACGCCGAGATTCTCATGATCGCCGTCGACCTCATGCGCGCCTACGGAGCAAGCGACGATATGTTCGTCGTTCGCATCAGCGACCGACGTCTGCTCGATCTGTGGATCGGTATCGACGACCGCGAGAAGCTGCGTCGCATCGGACGTCTGATCGACAAGAAAGAAAAGATCACCGAAGAGGCCTTCGCCGAAGAGCTGGCAAAAGAATGCGAAGATCCCGAGCTTGAATCTCGCGTACGCTCGTTTCTTGCGATGGATAACGCTTCGCTTGACCGGGATCCTGACGAAATCGTCGCTCATCTGAAGCTCGAAGGCCAGAAGGCCGACGATCTGTTAGCCGTTCTCAATCATCTGATCGCAGTCCGGCTTCTTCTTCGTAAATCGGGCCATGAAGCTGCCGTGCTCTTTGATCCGGCGATCGTTCGCGGCTTCGACTACTATACGGGCCTTGTTTTCGAGATCTATGACACGAACCCCGAGAATCGCAGGGCGATCTTCGGCGGCGGACGTTATGATCGCCTGCTCGGGCAGTTCGGTAAAGAGGATATTCCGGCCGTCGGTTTCGGCATGGGCGACGTCACACTCGAGCATTTTCTCGAAGGGCACGGGCTGGAGTCGTCGCGCACCGTATCGCACCGCGCCTTCCTCACTCTGATGAATAACGATCTGCTCGGCGAGACGCTGAAGCTCGCCTCAGAGCTTCGCTCCGAAGGGGTGCATATCGAGGCCTCTCTTGAAGCGACAAAGAAGTTCGGCAAACAGTTCGAGCTCGCCGAAAAGAAAGGCTTCCGTTACGTGCTGATCCTCGGCGAAGACGAGGCGAAGGCCGGCACCGTTATCATCAAGGATCTACAGACGGGATCACAGCATGCCGAGACGCGGCATACGGTGGCCGATTATCTGAAGAAACGCTGA
- a CDS encoding sodium:solute symporter family protein: MSVQVWTYIIVGLSFALYIGIAIWSRAKSTKDFYVAAASVPPIANGMATGADWMSAASFISMAGMISFMGYSGAVYLMGWTGGYVLLAMLLAPYLRKFGKFTVPDFVGDRYYSKAARLVAVVAAIFVSFTYVAGQMRGVGIVFSRFLEVDINLGVVIGMVLVFFYAVLGGMKGITWTQVAQYCVLIVAYLVPAIFLSLMMTGHVIPQLGLGATLSDGSNIYLLDRLDGLTTELGFDAYTAGTKNMIDMFAITVALMVGTAGLPHVIVRFYTVPKVRDARTSAGWALFFIALLYTTAPAVGAFARTNLVQTVHNKPVAELPSWFENWKETGLLKFEDKNGDGLVQYYNDKTKNESVLKAAEEAGWKGNELTVDRDIMVLANPEIGGLPNWVVALVAAGGLAAALSTAAGLLLVISTSVAHDLIKSVDLPPIFRRESCNLLCISYRA, encoded by the coding sequence ATGTCTGTTCAAGTTTGGACATATATCATCGTCGGGCTTTCTTTCGCCCTCTACATCGGGATCGCCATCTGGTCCCGGGCGAAAAGCACGAAAGACTTTTATGTAGCCGCTGCATCGGTTCCTCCGATTGCTAACGGTATGGCCACGGGCGCTGACTGGATGTCGGCTGCATCGTTCATCTCCATGGCGGGTATGATCTCGTTCATGGGTTATTCCGGAGCCGTCTATCTGATGGGCTGGACCGGCGGTTATGTGCTTCTTGCCATGCTGCTTGCCCCCTATCTGCGTAAGTTCGGCAAGTTCACCGTTCCCGACTTCGTCGGCGACCGCTACTATTCAAAAGCGGCTCGACTGGTTGCCGTTGTGGCCGCCATCTTCGTGTCGTTCACCTACGTAGCCGGTCAGATGCGCGGCGTAGGAATCGTATTCTCACGATTCCTCGAAGTAGACATCAACCTCGGCGTTGTGATCGGTATGGTGCTTGTGTTCTTCTACGCCGTTCTCGGTGGTATGAAGGGCATTACGTGGACTCAGGTAGCTCAGTACTGCGTCTTGATCGTCGCTTATCTGGTGCCGGCCATCTTCCTTTCGCTGATGATGACGGGGCATGTGATTCCGCAGCTCGGTCTCGGCGCTACACTCAGTGATGGATCGAACATTTACCTGCTCGATCGTCTCGACGGACTGACGACTGAACTCGGCTTTGACGCCTATACGGCGGGCACGAAGAACATGATCGACATGTTCGCCATTACCGTCGCCCTTATGGTGGGAACGGCCGGTCTTCCGCACGTGATCGTTCGCTTCTATACGGTTCCGAAAGTACGCGACGCCCGTACGTCTGCAGGCTGGGCCCTGTTCTTCATCGCCCTGCTGTATACGACGGCTCCCGCTGTCGGCGCCTTCGCCCGTACGAACCTTGTTCAGACCGTTCACAACAAGCCCGTTGCCGAACTGCCTTCTTGGTTCGAAAACTGGAAAGAAACCGGTCTTCTGAAGTTCGAAGATAAAAACGGCGACGGTCTGGTTCAGTACTACAACGACAAGACCAAGAACGAATCCGTTCTGAAAGCGGCCGAAGAAGCGGGCTGGAAGGGCAATGAACTCACTGTAGACCGTGACATCATGGTTCTGGCTAACCCCGAGATCGGCGGCCTGCCGAACTGGGTCGTGGCTCTCGTCGCTGCCGGTGGTCTTGCCGCCGCTCTGTCGACTGCTGCGGGTCTGTTGCTTGTCATCTCGACCTCTGTGGCGCATGACCTGATCAAGAGCGTTGATCTTCCCCCAATATTCCGGAGGGAATCATGCAATTTGCTGTGCATAAGCTACCGGGCTTAA